Within the Nitrospiraceae bacterium genome, the region CGAGCGCATGTTTGATTGGATGATCGTGGATGGACCGCCGAACGTGTCCGAGATGACGGCCAGTATTTTCAAGGCGGCCGATGGCATTCTGATCCCGATACGGCCGTCGCTTCCGGATATCTGGGCGCTTGAAAATCTGGCGGCTTTGCATGAACGACTGACGTCAGAGGGAAATGCGGGGACTGTCTTCGTGGTGTGGAATCAGGTTGTCGATCCGCCGACTGAGGGGATGGTTGCCCAAGTCAGCGCGATGCCATGGCCGGTATCGCCCCGCCTTATTCCCTGGGATGCCGCCTGGATGCAGCTCATGGAGGGCGCTCCCGTTCCGGATGATTCAGGGAAGTATCTTCGAGCGCTGGCAACGGGAATCTTGTCGTGAGCTTCTGTTCTTTCCCGGATGACCAATCTTTCGTCTGTCAGCCCTCCTCCAGGCGGTCGGCACTCCGGAGTCGTCCGTCTGTTCCCCCGTTGCAGGCACAGCATGGGAGTTTTGAAAAATGAAAAAATTCACGTGCAAATTTGCCCAGGATGAGGGGCAGCATACCTCCTGCTGTCATTTCGAGCCCAGCGAGAAATCTAACCCCAGGGGACAGAACTCCTGTTGAGCGATATGTCATCCGGGTTAAAAAGCCCCTGCTCTTTCATGCGCATCCTAACCCTTCAAAATTCTTGACAAAATTAGCTCGTTATTCAAGAATCCCTCGTATCGAGACGGGCCTGTGTGTGCCAACGCTGAAAATTTTGAGTGATTCTGGAAGGCCATAGGGAACTCTAAAGCTGAATGCATACGTGAGGGAGGATGGTGACGCCGGCCGTCGCACCTTCCGGCATTCATTTGTCACGCATCTGTTTGAAAGCGGCTCTGACATCGCAACAATCCAGGAATTGCTCGAGCAACAAGACTGGCAGACGATGATGATCCACACGCATATTCTCCATAGAGGGAGGCGGGTGTCCGCAGTCCGCCTGACGGGATGTGAACCATCAAGGAAGGGTGTTCGCATAAGAACCCGTCATAAAGAGCCCATAGGGCGTAATTCATTGAAATGGCAATGATCATGTCGGTATTTTCAGAGAATTCGATGGTGTGTGACACGGACAGAAATAGGCAGATCCGCCTCTTATGCGGAACCGCCTAAACATTGGAAGGTCATTTGGTTATGTCGACCATGCAGCATACAGACTTTGCAAAGGCAAAGCGATTTATCTGCATGGATATTGATCGCGAAATTCGTCTCGCCTATGCGTCGCAACGTAATGAGTTTAAGGCGGCAGTCCAGCCATTTGTGATTCCGCTTGGTGGCGCAAACTATTTGGCGGCGTTGGGTTTGCTGAGCTATACCGAGTTTGGGGGTAAACTCAAGTACAACGAAAGGAAAAAAAATGGGAGCGATTTCGCCTCAAAAAACTTCAATCGCTTCTTCGATGATCTCGGTGCCGGATATAAACAGTTTCGAGCTTCTGGTACCGATGTCTATGATATTTTTCGGTGTGGCTTAGTGCATGAGTATTACGCGAAAGCGAATTGCGACATATATATGTGCAAGAAAAAAGACAAGCCAATCGGCATTGGTGTCGAGCCATGCGGAAAGTACTATTTTGTAGTCGAGACGTATTTTGAAGATCTTAAGCGTGCACTGGATCAGTTAGAGAAAGATTGTTTTAATGAAATCATGTAACCTAACCATCCCATCAACCAACCGCTCCTTACGTCGCGGCGGCTTATGAACAACGTTAGAGCGCCCCAAATTGACGTCTTCTGTAAAGGTCGCCGTTAGTATTGTGACAAAACTTAGCGTTAATGAGGAAAATATGACCAATAATGTGCCGGAAATACTCAAGCTATTCAAAGAACAGTTGAATAATCAGATTGGCACAATCGTAAAAGAACATTCATTTGATACC harbors:
- a CDS encoding ParA family protein; this translates as MRIVAFVHQKGGTGKTTLAIGTAIALAETGARVLLVDADVQGTASEWGRRWGQRWNVVCRSQMQPIIHEQTDRFERMFDWMIVDGPPNVSEMTASIFKAADGILIPIRPSLPDIWALENLAALHERLTSEGNAGTVFVVWNQVVDPPTEGMVAQVSAMPWPVSPRLIPWDAAWMQLMEGAPVPDDSGKYLRALATGILS